The Acidobacteriota bacterium genomic sequence ATCGACCAGAAACTTATAGCCTGCCCCTTTGACTGTCTGTATTCTTTTCGTCTCGCCGAGCTTCTCTCTCAATTTCCTGATATGGACATCCACCGTTCTCGTTTCGCCTGGATAGTCCATTCCCCAGACGTCGATGAGGAGCTTCTCTCTCGTCAGGACCCTGCCTCCAGCCTGTATGAGTGCCTTGAGCAGGGCAAACTCTTTCGCCGTCAGGGGAACAGGCTTCCCTTTCAGCATGACTTCATACCTGGCGAAATCGACTAGGATCTCTCCAAACTTTCTTCTCTCTGCAGGAGTGACTTTCTCTTTCCTCCGGATGACAGCTTTGACCCTGGCGATGAGTTCCCGGATGCTGAATGGTTTTGTGATGTAGTCATCTCCACCCATTTCCAGACCAAGGACCTTATCCACCTCTTCGCTCTTTGCAGTCAGGAAGATGATGGGGATATCTCTCAGGGAGTCGTCCTTCTTAAGTCGCCGGCAGACCTCCAGACCATCTAATTGGGGCATCATGATGTCGAGGAGAATAAGATCAGGGGTAGATTTGTGGATGACGTTCAGAGCATCAAATCCGTTGGAAGCGGTTGAAACCTGGAGACCCTCCTTTTCGAGGTTGTATTTCACAAGCTCGACGATATCCTTTTCATCGTCGACAACCAGAATCCTTGCCATCTCTACCACCCTCTCGCTCAGGATATTATCTTCACGACAGGAGTATTCCGAAAACTCATTTTATAGGATTCTATCTGAAAAATGTAGCTTTCATAGATCCCCCATAGACTTTCTGAGGCGCGAGATGGCGGTGCGATAGTTGTATACCGCCTGGACGTATGTGAGTTCAGCGCGTGCGAGATTCGTCTCTGCATCGAGGAGGTCGGTGATGGTGCCCGCACCCGCTGCGTATCTCTCATTCGCAAGTCGAAGACTTTCCGTGGCGTCTTGGCGGAGAGTCTCCGCCATACGGATCGATTCCCACGCTTCCTGCATCCTAGAAACATTAGTCCAGACTTCCTGCTTGATGGACAGGGCAAGTGACTCGTGTTTGAGCTCTTCCTGGGTCAGCTCGGACCTTGTCTTTGCAAGATTATGAGTCCTTGAATAACTGAAAAGAGGAATCTGCATCACCAACCCGACAGCCCAGT encodes the following:
- a CDS encoding response regulator transcription factor; protein product: MARILVVDDEKDIVELVKYNLEKEGLQVSTASNGFDALNVIHKSTPDLILLDIMMPQLDGLEVCRRLKKDDSLRDIPIIFLTAKSEEVDKVLGLEMGGDDYITKPFSIRELIARVKAVIRRKEKVTPAERRKFGEILVDFARYEVMLKGKPVPLTAKEFALLKALIQAGGRVLTREKLLIDVWGMDYPGETRTVDVHIRKLREKLGETKRIQTVKGAGYKFLVD